The Halichondria panicea chromosome 6, odHalPani1.1, whole genome shotgun sequence genomic sequence GGACAGGTATGCACCCACAATTTATCCAATCtcccacgcacgcacgcacacacacacacacacacgcaaacacaaaATAAGGCATTTAATCCTGGGGAGGTGGTTCAGATTGTCAGAAGCAGTACATGTTTGTGGGTGTTCCTGAGTACAGTGGAGTtcaaaaccataattattataggggTAAGCCTAAACTTGCACCAAGCAAGAGTACTGAGCTCTCTTACACTTTATTATAGGTGTGTGTACAAAACagcccctcaacaaaggccacctctgtataatggcCAAACATTGCtccccaaaggtgtctgtTTAGAAGGGTTCCACTGGCTATAGGTATACTGAACTGCTATttgacacgcacacacgcacacgcacacacacacacacacacacacgcacacacacgcacacacgcacacacacgcacatacacgcacatgcacacacacacacacacaccatagatactgtacactctgTGGATATGAAACACTTCCGCCCACTACGTAAAGTCCTGAAACACTCATTGCAACAGATGACACGGACGGAGTATCCGAGATTCTGTATATACCGTGTAGATAATACTGCGTGGATACAATAATAACAGTAACTACGGGTGAGTGATTCGATAACTGATTCTGACAGAAACTCCCAGCCCAAGTTCTTCCAGTGATAACTGATTTTCTGTGCAGGGAGAGCCAAGAGAGGTGCTCATGAATGAAAGTGCATGGAGATGCAGAAATCATATGGAAACCTGactgatctagatctagctacatgtacatgcactgctgaCTTTaatttgcacatgcatgcagtggtacCCAAGTCCCCAGAGGAAGCTTTGAGCGAAGATGGTGTTGTAGGATTTTTCTTCACATGTCTGTCTAGCGTATAATATTAAAGTATATGATGAAGCGATAATCCAAAAATCACCAAATGGTCAGGTGTTGGTGGTGTTGGTCCAAGTTCTTCCAGTGCTACTGATTCTCAGAACAAACACCTTTAATACATAGCTATGTATCACTTTATAACTGAACACTGGAGCTTTGTATGTTCAGTTTAGCACCATCACTGCATGGTGAGAGGGAAGCACTGGTATGTCACAAAGCTCTAGATCCTCTATTAACTTCCTAAACTACGAGAAAGATTTTCTCGCCTGTATGATAACAATTAACTGAGGGTTTGtgatgacattgtatatagcACAGCATGTATATGCACAGGAAATTATATAGGCAGACATCCGTACATGGAGATAGACTTAGAAAATGGACTCCCTTCCACTTCTTCTGGTGATATGGCATTACCTAAAATGTGTATATGTTTTAATAATTTACTCCGTCCcctgtacaatcatgtatgcatTCTCATCATACATTACATTTGTATAAACATTTTCACTATAAAGAGACACACTTTCCTGAAATACTAAAATACTTAATGAGGGTTCAAACACATTCTCCTGGTATAAGGAcatctataatattattgaataACCACATCAGTTAAGTGATGGAGCTTTTTGTTGGCAAGATCGCCTAACGAAAAGATGAGTACCGTTAAACACCTAAATTTGACTTATCACTCTGCTTGCTGCTAGCCTTATGTATTTCCTTAAGTGCATGCTGAACACATTCTCCTGGTACTTCACTTCATAGACTAACAGGAAAGCAAGGAGAGATGCTCCAACCACAAACCCAACCAAATATCGCCTAACCACAAAGTTATCACCTAGTAAGTTACAGGCAAAAATGCATGAGCTCCAAAAGGCTATATCCACTAATAATGCAGGCTCAATATACATGCTCCATGATAGACTTACCTCCCACCTACGAATAGCCCTCTCCTCAACTGAAGGCACAAGTGTGCAGTTGTGCAAGAAAAACAACACAAAAAGTGTTCATTTCTGCAGCTGGGTGCCATTGTAGTGAGTGAACACAAATATTCCGTATAGGCCTACTCTCCGTatcagtaggttgtacataggattgacagtgcagttgtgtgtgttttctacggtggccctgaggtatACACCTACTTCATTTTGCATTTGCGGTTCATTTCCCAGTTCAACTGCGCTTCTACAGTTCAACTAGGCTTATGCAGTTGGCTTTTGCAGTTGGCTTCTGCAGTTGGCTTTTACAGTTGGCTTTTGCAGTTGCTCAATCACAATGATCACTTAAGGACATACTTAgaagtactgtatagcagaCCTAAAAATGCTGATAGCAAGCCTgtagaccataattatacaataataattagatgTTGCAACAACATATTTCTGTCAGGTCTCCACAGTAAAAGTATTTCATCAGCAGATATGTTGTTGACTACTTACTATCTAATTCTCTAATCAAGTCAGTGTGCAGTGGGTTGAGTTTGAGGGTGGAGAAAAACTCATGGTacttgtgggggtggtgtttgaccacacccagcagGGCAGTGAACAATCTGTTGGCTTTGTCAGCATTGATCTCGTTCAGCTGGTTAGTCTCTTGCAACACACGCTCAGTGATGAGTCCGACTGATAGCAAACGAACAGCTATGGCTTTGGGCTCTTGGGAGAGTGACTCGACTATCTTCTCACTGCACCTCACTAGCACATTGTACCCAGCGTTACCTGCAGGAGAAAgtgtgtttacagcatggtACACCCCCACATTGGAGCACCAGGTATATGAAACACACTGTATAAGGAAAGCACTAGATGGTATGGCGTACAAATACTAAACGTACAGAATATACAAACAGGCTAACAGACCAAGTACATGGCTTTACAGTACACCGTACCCAACAGTACAATTATAGAATATGGTATTGAAGAATTATAAAGATACGCACATACACGTAATATaaggtacatgtgtacataattattaataccgTACAGCGCTTTAGTTTCGAGGCAATAACATTTCACGGACTAACCTCGAAACCAATACCTCTCTACGAAATAAAATCTTGATCAATATTCAAAattttagtgcctcgaaaataaagtGCGATTAATACGGTACTAAATACACAGCATCACCATGACTCCGACTATTAATTTACACTCACCACTGAATCCACTGAGTGTATGAATGTCCTTGAGTAGAGAGTCCACACTTCTCAACAGATTTGCTCCATTCTCAACCAGGTCAACAAGAGCAGCTGTCTCCTCTGACTGGTCTGTAACATTGAATAAGAGGAAGCTCAAACACTCGATATTGTGGAGACGCGCATTTAGTAGCTTCTCACTTTGACAGTGTTTGAGTTTGACCTTGGCCACTAGATAAAGCTGGTGAGATAAAGTCTCCACCTTAGAGAGACCGGCTACAATGTTCTCACTGATGCTCCGTATTGAGCACTCATCAACAACCCTCCTGGTTACTACAACGACAGACGCTATCTCTGCCCGTATGGAGTCAGTGTGGGCAGCCAGATCCCTCAGAGAAGATGACCTGAGGTAGAAGATATCGTAAATTCTACAGTGTGATCATTAAAATAGTAAACATCTCACTGAAGTGCAGTTGTCATAGTCTCCATTAGTGAAATTACACTCTCCACAGTAGAGCCAAGCTGTGAGGTGGTCATCTCACTAACTGTTATCCTCAGTCCTTCAGTAGCTTCCTAACAATCACACATGCATTGTAAGTAAATGagattgtacacacacacacgcacatgcagtacacagTACGGTCATAGATCAAGTAAGcaacatgcatatactgtacagACATTAAATTACTGAgccatgataataattatatagtcccACGTGGGTTGATGgcattcaataattatatatgcagcACGTGAGGCACCAATTACCGCATGTTGCtgcagttgcaagaactctgcaaaCGTCTGTATATGCTGTGGTTTAGCCATGCACGTGATCAAGTCGGTTACCACCCACTTGAAAAGGAGTGTTACAGCAGAACAAATCCAAGATAGGCTTGCAATCCGACCACAGAAGGTTggattattaattttgtataacATTCCCGCAGGCTTTTGTTGACTCTGCTGTGATACTAGTCCAATGCATGTCTAACTATGCACGGCAGCCGTTTTAAAAGCCTTGTCTAATTTTTTTCACTgccctattattcactgtccTCTGTTAGTTGCTGCTAGGTTtccattagcctcgattccaagccgctgagaaagacggcctggtatacactgtttacgcatgcgccagaattacccagaatctgggtaatcgtaaattgcagtatatttatcagtattcttattccgcattagtttgtaaaacattgatatcgtttcatttataatgatgtcattgaaaaaagaaatctagtccaagttgtgtcagtaatggctgctaccttctcttctgctctcgcgtacgcgttatcctgtgttggaaaaccaggtctagtgaaagacaagcagctggaggcgttgaagtgtctgtacgctggtgtttatgtgggtaccgtaccgaccggctatggcaagtcccagagcaagtccatctgctttccagacactccctttcttgattgatatgaagcttgacaggaccagtgcacctctctctgaaagaagtgttgtgatggtgatttctcctcttgtttctctgagtgaagccatcttcaaagtgttggtgtgtctgttcgacgttcagtgccattctctctggaaggaagtattgttgtgacatttgccgaaaattggtcacagagtaagtacgtggtgatccgagaactgtgtggcctgaatgtgtttacaatccgagggacttgtgtgtatccgatccgagggacttgttgcttgagtgtgtatccggacttgttgcttgagtgtgtattaatggatagtgctttcaatggtaaatctattgtgtaaatcaataagtagtcctcacattatgttacgtcacagccactgtacttatccacatttattttttacccacaggtttaactaatttcttatgagattaacttgtcgcctgagtgtgtatccgatccgagcctcaagttaaatCTACAGAcctgatgttttacttagctgtctctgtctacagtatattatatacagagaggtagcctcttctttttctgttctctttatcacaataagataaaatactgttttaacgttcaatgagataaaatacggtaaataataaattaattgtccacccacgcgccaacagtaaataccaggcccactattcaaggggctggagtcgaggctaggttTCCATATTCATTATAACatactgataattattttgtgcaacACTCTGGTGTGAGACGTTTAGTATACATGAGAGgctgtatacactgtatacaaaTGTAAATACGTGTATATACCTGAAGTTTAGTAGTATCCACGACACCTTTGGGGGTGGGTGCTTTTAATTCTAGATGAAATTTGGCTTGGGGCAGCAATCCAGACAAGGAGATGGTACAAATGGTTTTCTTGGGAGCATTTTCGTCAGGGAAGAACCTGCATACTATCCTGGGAGGGTAGTCGTGGAGATCCTCGGCTCTGAAGTTCTCCGTCTCAGGTTGATCCACTTCACTACGGGAGATCTGAGAAATAAAGAGAATGATAATTAGAGTGTGTCCAACTTCATATTTACCGTTTCCTTGTCTGGTTCCACAGACCACCCATGTACTAGGGGTCTGTTGAGGGTGGCATACATCTCAATAAACGTCAGTGATCCTAGAATCGTCTTGTCAATTGACTTTGAAGACACTTCAGGATAGTCTCGTGGGATCAACACATTATCAAGTGTCTCCAGAAACTGTAAAACCGGGGTACGTAAAATAAGCACACTTTAATTGAGCGTTCTTACCTTAGTATAAAGGCTCCCAAAGAGACAGACTCCAATGATGACTATCCTGTCCCCAGTTGTCTGTGGAGGAGACCGGTAGACTCTGACAGTGTAGAGGTTACTGTCAGTCGCCCCTACTTGTATTTGTTGAAACAAAAGCCATTCGCAATTACAAATTAACTTTTACCTCTCTTTCTCTGACCAACTTTGAAGAAGTTCTTCAGTCGTGTGACCAGCGTAAGTCTCCCCTTATTTCCTCCAGGAGTAAACTCTGACTTGCCCTCTGGTACCTCCCGGTACACGTAGACAATCTTGGAGCCGGATCTCTTGGGAAACAAGTCAGCTTGGAGAAAGAGGAGGTCGTTAGCTTCTTGTTGGGTGGACACTCGTATATGATGCTCCATGGTCAGGGTCACCTCTCCGTCTAGACCTTCACTCGAGATCAAGTAAGATGGACTTGCAGACTGAATGCCCTCAGGCATAACAAACACATCCTTGGGGGCAAGGCTGGGTTGGACTTTAATGCCTACAGAGGTTCCTGGAGGAAAAGCGTTAGCTCGAACAGTCACTTCAACTCCATTGTTAAAGTCAGCATGTCCACCACTGGAGGTGAACTCTTTCTTTTGAGGCTCATCATAGAAAGTGACGTCAGGGTGTGCAAAGGTTTGGTAGAGGGGATCTACACATGTGGTAAACACACAGACCATGTGCTAGATACACAACAGAAGCACACACTTACATCCAGGTGGTGTGGAGAGTGTATCATTTGTTCTTGTCTTGTTCTGGTAGACTGGCTTCTTTCTAAAGTTGACTCACAATCATAAAGCCATTGACTCAACTGTGCAGTAGTTACTCACGCTTCTGTGTCAGTGAAAACTGTCCAGTTTCTGGGGAGGATCCGAACAGACTGCAGAGTGTGCACAATTATGTTAATTGATAGGGAATCTCAGTGGTGCATGTATCCAAAAGGCCGTGTAAAGTAAGCAAAAAAAAGTGTGCAGTATAATGTAGTATATAGCTACGCTACAATGGATAAAGAACAAATATACGGAGTCTCAACACCCTCTTACTGCATTTTCTAGAAACGCCACTACATTATCTACAACGTAATTAATCACGGCACACGTATATGCAGAGGTGGCttggtgtgcatgtatattattatgtgtgtataataattatatgtgggTGGGCGCTACAAGTGGTGCAAATTACACACTAGAGATaagataagatctacatgggaactACATGAAACTGAAAGTGCCTCAGATCGAGAAGGTATACGTATTAGCAGGAGCCCATTAAGAGAAGGAACGGCTGATCTGACTACAGAAATCACATTTCGTAAGTGGTTTATGACTTATtcactaagtggttgaatccatACACGCATTATACGCAACACAGCACTgtggtttgcaagcacttagtcacTTCCTAAAAATATCTAGAATTCCTATGTCACCAGAAATTACAAAACGTGATCCCCAAAGGGTTTATAAAAGCAACAAGACTTAGCAACAgttttatttttgaaaatgttcTGTTTTGACAGGGGATTTCTGCTTCTATACTTGGCGTT encodes the following:
- the LOC135336766 gene encoding uncharacterized protein LOC135336766 isoform X1 translates to MSGEFVKAGYLVKSPPQFKPLSQWQKRWFILLDSKLVYPLSARYVRLEYYQSHQYAEKLANPKGVINMNSCTQVISREPIKGHEHVFDVHTKERVYHLVAESGNDKQDWVDTLNAHAQLFTEQDLSSVRILPRNWTVFTDTEAKKPVYQNKTRTNDTLSTPPGYPLYQTFAHPDVTFYDEPQKKEFTSSGGHADFNNGVEVTVRANAFPPGTSVGIKVQPSLAPKDVFVMPEGIQSASPSYLISSEGLDGEVTLTMEHHIRVSTQQEANDLLFLQADLFPKRSGSKIVYVYREVPEGKSEFTPGGNKGRLTLVTRLKNFFKVGQRKRVGATDSNLYTVRVYRSPPQTTGDRIVIIGVCLFGSLYTKFLETLDNVLIPRDYPEVSSKSIDKTILGSLTFIEMYATLNRPLVHGWSVEPDKETISRSEVDQPETENFRAEDLHDYPPRIVCRFFPDENAPKKTICTISLSGLLPQAKFHLELKAPTPKGVVDTTKLQEATEGLRITVSEMTTSQLGSTVESVISLMETMTTALQSSSLRDLAAHTDSIRAEIASVVVVTRRVVDECSIRSISENIVAGLSKVETLSHQLYLVAKVKLKHCQNQSEETAALVDLVENGANLLRSVDSLLKDIHTLSGFSGNAGYNVLVRCSEKIVESLSQEPKAIAVRLLSVGLITERVLQETNQLNEINADKANRLFTALLGVVKHHPHKYHEFFSTLKLNPLHTDLIRELDSK
- the LOC135336766 gene encoding uncharacterized protein LOC135336766 isoform X2: MSGEFVKAGYLVKSPPQFKPLSQWQKRWFILLDSKLVYPLSARYVRLEYYQSHQYAEKLANPKGVINMNSCTQVISREPIKGHEHVFDVHTKERVYHLVAESGNDKQDWVDTLNAHAQLFTEQDLSSVRILPRNWTVFTDTEAKKPVYQNKTRTNDTLSTPPGYPLYQTFAHPDVTFYDEPQKKEFTSSGGHADFNNGVEVTVRANAFPPGTSVGIKVQPSLAPKDVFVMPEGIQSASPSYLISSEGLDGEVTLTMEHHIRVSTQQEANDLLFLQADLFPKRSGSKIVYVYREVPEGKSEFTPGGNKGRLTLVTRLKNFFKVGQRKRGATDSNLYTVRVYRSPPQTTGDRIVIIGVCLFGSLYTKFLETLDNVLIPRDYPEVSSKSIDKTILGSLTFIEMYATLNRPLVHGWSVEPDKETISRSEVDQPETENFRAEDLHDYPPRIVCRFFPDENAPKKTICTISLSGLLPQAKFHLELKAPTPKGVVDTTKLQEATEGLRITVSEMTTSQLGSTVESVISLMETMTTALQSSSLRDLAAHTDSIRAEIASVVVVTRRVVDECSIRSISENIVAGLSKVETLSHQLYLVAKVKLKHCQNQSEETAALVDLVENGANLLRSVDSLLKDIHTLSGFSGNAGYNVLVRCSEKIVESLSQEPKAIAVRLLSVGLITERVLQETNQLNEINADKANRLFTALLGVVKHHPHKYHEFFSTLKLNPLHTDLIRELDSK